The following proteins are co-located in the Nitrospirota bacterium genome:
- a CDS encoding efflux RND transporter periplasmic adaptor subunit, translating into MNPLKQHPIVTLGVIIFFALTALVVFRLSSGAKTDVRKARTITVATVAPLKQDLDIRLTYTADITPNQAVNLFSRVDGYISKIYVDKGDLVKANQLLVEIDHTDYQHAVNQAKANLAAAKARVAQQDASVRNTTLTLNRMQALIKDQFVSQQDLDNAQVAYDGAAASLDSLRAQVQQMDVALAQTETNLAYSYIRAPFAGYVAERNLDLGAYVSGATAGTSTTSRGILTLHEIQTVRILIEVVEKDVPLIHVGQKAEVRAEAYPDRVFEGTVTRVVQALNRATRTMTVEVDLPNKNHVLKGGMFARVEVLVGSHTNALQIPIDAVSRLEDAQYVYIVLNGKAQRVPVEIGVREENRVEVTKGLDGSEQVIVSGKDLVHDGTPVQTQPSPVKGDGQ; encoded by the coding sequence ATGAATCCCCTGAAACAACATCCGATTGTGACCCTCGGGGTCATTATCTTTTTTGCGCTCACGGCCCTCGTCGTGTTTCGTCTCAGCAGCGGCGCCAAAACTGACGTCCGCAAGGCCCGGACCATCACCGTCGCCACCGTGGCGCCGCTGAAGCAGGACCTCGACATTCGGCTCACCTATACCGCCGACATCACCCCCAATCAGGCGGTGAATCTGTTCTCGCGGGTCGACGGCTACATCAGCAAGATCTATGTCGACAAGGGCGACCTCGTGAAAGCCAATCAGCTCCTGGTCGAGATCGACCACACGGACTATCAACATGCCGTCAATCAGGCCAAGGCCAACCTGGCAGCCGCCAAAGCGCGAGTCGCCCAGCAGGACGCGAGCGTCCGCAACACCACCCTCACGCTCAACCGGATGCAGGCGCTCATCAAAGATCAATTCGTCTCGCAACAGGATTTGGATAACGCCCAGGTCGCGTACGACGGGGCAGCCGCATCTCTCGACTCGCTTCGCGCGCAGGTCCAGCAGATGGATGTCGCGCTGGCGCAGACCGAGACGAACCTGGCCTACTCCTACATCCGTGCTCCCTTCGCCGGCTATGTGGCTGAACGCAACCTCGATCTCGGCGCCTACGTCAGCGGAGCGACCGCTGGCACCTCCACCACCTCGCGGGGCATCCTGACCCTCCATGAGATCCAGACGGTCCGTATTTTAATCGAAGTGGTCGAGAAGGACGTACCGCTCATTCATGTGGGTCAAAAAGCGGAAGTCCGGGCAGAGGCCTATCCAGATCGCGTCTTCGAAGGCACGGTCACCAGAGTCGTACAGGCGTTGAACCGGGCCACCCGGACGATGACGGTCGAGGTGGATCTCCCGAATAAGAATCATGTCTTAAAAGGCGGCATGTTCGCCCGCGTCGAGGTCCTGGTCGGCAGCCATACAAACGCGTTACAGATCCCCATCGACGCCGTCAGCCGCTTGGAGGATGCTCAATATGTCTACATTGTGCTCAACGGCAAGGCCCAGCGTGTCCCGGTAGAAATCGGCGTCCGCGAGGAAAACCGGGTAGAAGTCACCAAGGGCCTGGATGGGTCGGAGCAGGTGATCGTCTCCGGGAAAGACCTCGTGCACGATGGAACGCCGGTGCAGACACAGCCGAGCCCAGTGAAGGGTGATGGGCAATGA
- a CDS encoding PilZ domain-containing protein: MTERQRSGKRATIRPPVLPTDRRAAQRVPVQLIVRLSATDHFQHVSHGVALDLSERGCKISSTEALPIGSFWDLYLTIPETARPILISEVRIVRSAQLEYGLELLRITARERTRLRHFIWKHMNRSTLSDGPPLFALVDRPGPQRPHLTSLP, encoded by the coding sequence ATGACCGAACGACAACGGTCTGGCAAACGTGCGACAATCCGTCCTCCGGTTCTACCCACGGACCGCAGAGCCGCCCAGCGAGTGCCGGTTCAGCTCATCGTTCGCCTTTCAGCAACCGATCACTTCCAGCATGTCAGCCATGGCGTAGCCCTTGATCTGTCTGAACGCGGGTGCAAAATCTCCAGTACGGAGGCGCTGCCCATCGGAAGTTTCTGGGATCTCTACCTGACCATCCCTGAGACGGCCCGTCCAATTCTCATTTCTGAAGTTCGGATCGTCCGGTCCGCACAACTCGAATACGGACTCGAGCTTCTACGCATCACCGCTCGAGAACGGACCAGGCTCCGCCATTTTATCTGGAAACACATGAACCGCTCCACGCTCAGCGACGGCCCCCCCTTGTTTGCTCTCGTTGACCGTCCAGGTCCTCAACGGCCACACCTCACCTCCCTCCCTTAG
- a CDS encoding phosphocholine cytidylyltransferase family protein: MKAIILAAGVGKRLWQVTQHRPKCLIEIGGQTLLHRYLTSLRSVGIQCADIVVGYKQEMIRAAVAANSCDVRVNFLVNEAFHRGSISSLWIARTALDDDAIVMDADVLFHQEILRRLVQSPYPNALLMDETVKQTGEECMVVVEGGRVIALTKQMPSHYDYAGEGVGFLKVRHADATHVVASLRTYVDREAWQMEYEDALVGFFADVKVGHEKIGGLPWTEIDFLEDVEKAERDVLPKL; encoded by the coding sequence ATGAAAGCGATCATCCTCGCAGCCGGGGTCGGGAAGCGTTTGTGGCAGGTCACACAACATCGCCCGAAGTGCCTCATCGAGATCGGCGGGCAGACTCTCCTGCATCGTTACCTCACGTCCCTCCGGAGCGTCGGCATTCAATGCGCCGACATCGTCGTGGGGTACAAACAGGAGATGATTCGCGCGGCGGTGGCGGCGAACTCTTGTGATGTGCGAGTGAATTTTCTCGTCAACGAGGCGTTTCACCGAGGCAGTATTTCGTCGCTCTGGATCGCGCGGACGGCCCTGGACGACGATGCGATCGTCATGGATGCGGATGTCCTGTTCCATCAGGAGATTTTGCGCCGCCTGGTGCAGTCCCCCTACCCGAACGCGTTGCTTATGGACGAAACCGTCAAGCAGACCGGAGAAGAATGTATGGTGGTGGTGGAAGGCGGGCGCGTGATTGCGCTGACCAAGCAGATGCCGTCGCATTACGATTATGCAGGGGAAGGCGTGGGGTTCCTCAAGGTCCGTCATGCCGATGCGACCCATGTGGTGGCTTCCCTCAGGACCTATGTGGATCGCGAGGCCTGGCAGATGGAATATGAGGATGCGCTCGTGGGGTTCTTTGCCGACGTCAAAGTCGGGCATGAAAAAATAGGGGGGCTCCCCTGGACCGAAATCGACTTCCTCGAAGATGTGGAGAAAGCAGAACGGGATGTGTTGCCGAAGTTATAG
- a CDS encoding PilZ domain-containing protein: MRTASPITAVAECPNQSDRRHRSRTPTIFTLLYSGMASSQMLIADGVVTNLSAKGIGIRGNRSVALGMELSLFVDLPGLEEPLCIGQSLVSWVEGRHFGVKLGDMKSEDMHHLQLFLWDHSTPSSNSNGSN; encoded by the coding sequence ATGCGCACCGCCTCACCCATCACTGCAGTCGCTGAATGTCCTAATCAATCGGATCGCCGGCACAGAAGCCGCACCCCGACAATCTTCACCTTACTCTACTCCGGCATGGCCTCCAGCCAGATGCTGATCGCCGATGGCGTCGTGACCAACCTCTCGGCGAAGGGGATCGGCATTCGCGGGAATCGCTCGGTCGCACTCGGCATGGAACTGTCGCTGTTTGTCGACCTTCCCGGATTGGAGGAGCCGCTCTGTATAGGCCAGAGCCTGGTATCCTGGGTCGAGGGACGCCACTTTGGGGTGAAGCTGGGGGACATGAAGTCGGAGGACATGCATCATCTTCAATTGTTCTTGTGGGATCACAGCACCCCATCATCAAACAGCAACGGAAGCAACTGA
- a CDS encoding PilZ domain-containing protein — translation MKRALVASGNRLQSVAQAVNRRQSLRTQVEFGLMYSAQDRSGEVIMGDGMVTDLSHQGLSIRGNATVTLGMELTIFLYLPDGQDPLFVMESRVAWTSGRRFGVEVLNMGLREGNRLRHFLRSNLTHSD, via the coding sequence ATGAAACGAGCACTGGTCGCATCTGGAAACAGACTTCAATCAGTGGCACAGGCTGTCAATCGAAGACAATCCCTCCGGACGCAGGTTGAGTTTGGGCTGATGTACTCAGCCCAGGACAGATCTGGCGAGGTCATTATGGGCGACGGGATGGTCACGGACCTTTCGCACCAGGGATTAAGTATTCGGGGCAACGCCACCGTCACACTGGGAATGGAACTGACGATTTTTCTCTACCTGCCCGACGGACAGGACCCGCTCTTCGTGATGGAATCAAGGGTGGCTTGGACTTCGGGCCGCCGGTTCGGAGTCGAGGTCCTCAACATGGGCCTGCGGGAAGGCAACCGGCTCCGTCATTTCTTGCGGTCGAATCTCACGCATTCCGATTAG
- a CDS encoding alanine--glyoxylate aminotransferase family protein, producing MILLNPGPVNVSERVRQALLRPDICHRESEFTELLHGIQAKLLKLFVPGAEADYAAVVLTGSGTAAVESAVMSSLPQGKRMLVLNNGVYGERISQMVGLNRLGISELKYDWTTKPDPERLRLALRQHPEVQAVAMVHHETTTGLINPVKEVAEVVDSQNRVFILDAVSALAGEPLDIAGPHIYMVAGTSGKCIQGFPGLGFVLVRKGFLERMRGYPRRSIYLSLTQYVDNQGVGTTPFTPAVQIYYAFDEALNELMEEGVAKRIQRYKKIATLIRNRMTKLGVKPLLTPDKQSNTITAYYLPEGITYQSLHDQLKKEGYVIYAGQGQFESQIFRVANMGVLTEAQIVGFLDAFERISGKA from the coding sequence ATGATTCTCCTGAATCCAGGGCCTGTCAACGTGAGCGAGCGGGTACGGCAGGCGCTGTTGCGGCCGGATATCTGCCATCGGGAATCTGAGTTCACCGAACTTCTGCACGGGATTCAGGCCAAGCTGCTGAAACTCTTTGTGCCGGGGGCGGAGGCGGATTATGCCGCCGTGGTGCTGACCGGCTCGGGAACGGCGGCGGTCGAGTCTGCCGTCATGTCGTCGCTCCCGCAAGGCAAACGCATGCTGGTGCTCAACAACGGCGTGTACGGCGAGCGCATTTCCCAGATGGTCGGGCTCAATCGCCTGGGCATATCAGAACTCAAATACGACTGGACGACGAAACCGGATCCAGAGCGGCTGCGGCTGGCGCTCCGGCAACATCCTGAGGTGCAGGCGGTGGCGATGGTCCATCATGAGACGACCACCGGTCTCATCAACCCGGTCAAGGAAGTCGCGGAAGTCGTCGACAGCCAGAACCGGGTCTTCATTCTGGACGCGGTCAGCGCCTTGGCAGGTGAGCCGTTGGATATTGCCGGGCCCCACATCTATATGGTGGCAGGCACCTCCGGCAAATGTATCCAGGGGTTCCCCGGCCTGGGCTTCGTGCTCGTCCGCAAGGGATTTCTGGAGAGAATGCGTGGCTACCCCAGACGGTCGATCTATCTCAGTCTCACGCAATATGTCGATAACCAGGGCGTCGGGACGACTCCCTTCACGCCGGCCGTGCAGATCTATTACGCATTCGACGAGGCGTTGAACGAACTGATGGAAGAAGGCGTGGCCAAGCGGATTCAGCGATACAAGAAGATCGCGACGCTCATTCGGAATCGCATGACGAAGCTGGGCGTGAAGCCGCTCCTGACTCCCGACAAACAGTCCAACACGATCACGGCCTATTATCTTCCTGAGGGCATCACCTATCAGTCGTTGCACGATCAACTCAAAAAAGAGGGCTACGTGATTTACGCGGGCCAAGGCCAGTTTGAGAGCCAGATCTTCCGCGTGGCCAATATGGGTGTCCTGACGGAGGCACAGATCGTCGGATTCCTCGACGCCTTTGAACGGATCTCCGGCAAAGCATGA
- a CDS encoding thiamine pyrophosphate-binding protein encodes MIESDAFVQALQDIGVDFFTGVPDSILGGIIAELMGRRLYTPAVREDEAVAMAAGAYMAGKIPAVLMQNSGLGTSLNTLISLNYIYQQPCILIVSWRGQGGKDAPEHLVMGEVMEPFLDTMKIPHRTLTEKTAVEDLRWLAETFMKQRIPVALLITKGVVKGLHP; translated from the coding sequence ATGATTGAAAGCGATGCATTTGTCCAAGCACTCCAGGATATCGGGGTGGATTTCTTTACGGGGGTCCCTGATTCCATCCTGGGCGGCATTATTGCCGAGTTGATGGGGCGGCGCCTCTATACCCCGGCCGTGAGGGAAGACGAGGCGGTGGCGATGGCAGCCGGAGCCTATATGGCCGGCAAGATTCCCGCGGTGCTCATGCAGAACTCCGGGCTCGGGACCTCACTGAATACGCTGATCTCTCTGAACTATATTTATCAGCAGCCCTGCATTCTGATTGTGTCCTGGCGTGGTCAAGGCGGGAAGGATGCGCCGGAGCATCTGGTCATGGGCGAGGTGATGGAGCCGTTCCTCGATACCATGAAGATTCCCCATCGCACCCTGACGGAAAAAACGGCAGTCGAGGACCTGAGATGGTTGGCGGAGACCTTTATGAAGCAGCGCATTCCCGTCGCGCTCTTGATCACCAAAGGGGTCGTGAAAGGGTTACACCCATGA
- a CDS encoding TetR/AcrR family transcriptional regulator, whose product MRQPARALRPSSRERQAGLIAAAASLFAAKGFNGTTTKEIAKAAGVSEALVFKYFPTKRALYAAILAEKVTVNELLDAVEEATKKRDDHRVFTMIASFRIRPGVDSTLLRLLLFSALEGHELSDMFFGKHHKVFYDHLAAYIRTRIDDGAFRPLDPLLTARAFIGMVVHHRLLHEIFGVPMHQSHEDTVATYVDLFLTGLIKKPALRTTPGRRSR is encoded by the coding sequence ATGCGCCAACCTGCTCGAGCCCTACGCCCTTCCAGCAGAGAACGACAGGCCGGACTGATCGCCGCGGCTGCGTCGCTCTTTGCCGCCAAAGGGTTTAACGGCACCACGACAAAGGAAATCGCCAAGGCCGCGGGCGTCAGCGAGGCTCTGGTCTTCAAGTACTTCCCGACGAAGCGGGCGCTCTACGCCGCGATTCTGGCAGAAAAAGTCACCGTCAACGAACTACTCGACGCGGTAGAGGAGGCGACCAAAAAACGAGACGATCATCGCGTGTTTACGATGATCGCGAGCTTTCGCATTCGCCCCGGGGTCGATTCGACGCTCTTACGGCTCCTCTTGTTCAGCGCGCTGGAAGGCCATGAACTCTCCGACATGTTCTTCGGCAAGCACCACAAGGTCTTCTATGACCACCTCGCCGCGTACATTCGCACACGCATCGACGATGGCGCGTTTCGGCCGCTCGATCCCCTGTTGACGGCCCGCGCATTCATCGGCATGGTCGTCCACCACCGTCTGCTCCATGAGATATTCGGAGTCCCGATGCATCAATCCCATGAAGACACCGTCGCCACCTATGTCGATCTCTTTCTCACCGGGCTCATCAAGAAACCGGCCCTCCGCACAACGCCGGGGAGGCGTTCGCGATGA
- a CDS encoding PilZ domain-containing protein, translating to MKLNYPAVRTSHQNAYSPLDRRYAERVPIGHRVSYSGTEGARNVTGEGILKDLSKTGCKILGSTMSSLGSNLTLHLYLEDGLAPLCLTSVTISWIERASFSVRFPNLSAEERKRIQEVVWKHVRLSSLDNRRTAFRII from the coding sequence ATGAAGCTGAATTACCCTGCAGTTCGAACCAGTCACCAGAACGCCTATTCGCCCTTGGATCGGCGCTATGCCGAGCGAGTTCCGATCGGGCATCGAGTCAGCTACTCCGGGACAGAAGGTGCGCGAAACGTTACTGGTGAAGGAATCCTGAAGGACCTCTCCAAGACCGGCTGCAAAATCCTGGGCTCGACCATGAGCTCGCTGGGAAGCAACCTCACCCTGCACCTCTACCTGGAGGATGGACTGGCCCCTCTGTGCCTCACCAGCGTCACCATCTCCTGGATTGAACGAGCCTCCTTTTCCGTCAGATTCCCCAACCTCTCTGCAGAGGAACGGAAGCGCATACAAGAAGTGGTCTGGAAACATGTCCGACTGTCATCTTTGGATAATCGACGAACGGCATTTCGCATCATCTAG
- a CDS encoding efflux RND transporter permease subunit: protein MWLTLLALRNRIGILMLSLAMVLLGATSLQRLPVDLFPQIQVPVAFVGVIYKGAPPLDIEQSVVYPIEKAVSSASNVEHVESFAKQGMGAVQIWFNWGADINVGQMEVMQRITQILNSLPPGILQPFIVKFDVSNIPVSYVTVSSDDLDERALYDLAYNTIAPQIEQIADVAAATVEGGKIRQININLDPALLNARSLSILDVVKSVKAANLILPSGDIKAGNLDYNVFTNNQFRTVDPIQDVIVKVNPQGSPVRVRDVGTVTDSSDIQTNIVRTDGTRAVYLRVNKQPIANTVQVVDALRKALPKMVGIPSSVKLGISFDQSVYIRQSISNLTEQALHGSLLAAAVILIFLRNLTSTLIISVAIPLSIMVTFIVLYFSGQTLNVFTLGGLALGIGRLVDDSIVELENIQRHLNQTPRRWNAILEAAREVAMPILASTITTVVVFLPIFFVVGIARLLLIPLTITIAISLFTSFFVSRTVTPALCYKFLKAEQESHKSMPSWFVRLMDWSRDRYESLDKGYEGSLRWVLAHRKLFIGGVLLFFAASLALVPKIGTEFLPVSDESQFRIVLRAPVGQRVEKTEQQVAEVERVLRAQIPAEELETMVSSTGVLAQGRSSLFNPNTGPHTSVISVYLVSPDKRTRNQVQIMNDVRPKVLKLFPGVAMFFDPGGLVKRVTSFGSQKSVDVEIYGYDFEKARVVIREVETLMHQIPGLADIEVSREENYPEVNVVVDREKAALLGISETDVANAVLFSLNGNGQTDPIIYTDPQNGNEYYISAWLAEEHRKDLTDIENIILTTKTGEPVLLKNVASLKLNAGPVKIERKYFQRVVHLTANPVNRDLGAIATDLEAGLAKIQLPTGFSIKLAGQIQQQKETFQGLLFATILALVLVYMVMAAQFKSLIDPFVIMFSVPMGFPGVILILFLTDTTLSTTSMMGIIMMLGIVVSNGVLLVDYTNVLRRRGRELHDAAITAARTRLRPILMTSLATVVGLLPMAIGWGTGGETNAPLARTVVGGLSVSTILTLFLVPTIYVILEERFPRHTDEAAEQDADWMPAEPGQAPTGP, encoded by the coding sequence ATGTGGCTAACCCTCCTCGCACTGCGCAATCGCATCGGCATCCTGATGCTGTCCCTGGCCATGGTGCTGCTGGGGGCCACCTCCCTGCAGCGACTACCGGTCGATCTCTTCCCTCAGATTCAGGTGCCCGTCGCCTTCGTCGGCGTGATCTATAAAGGCGCTCCACCGCTCGACATCGAACAGAGCGTGGTCTATCCCATCGAGAAGGCTGTCAGTTCTGCGTCGAACGTCGAGCATGTCGAGTCTTTTGCGAAACAGGGTATGGGCGCGGTGCAGATCTGGTTCAACTGGGGCGCAGACATCAACGTCGGCCAGATGGAGGTGATGCAACGTATCACTCAAATTCTCAATAGCCTCCCGCCCGGTATTCTGCAACCCTTCATCGTCAAGTTCGACGTCTCCAATATCCCCGTCTCCTACGTCACGGTCTCCAGCGACGATCTCGACGAACGGGCACTGTACGACCTGGCCTACAATACGATCGCCCCGCAAATCGAACAGATTGCGGATGTCGCTGCTGCCACGGTGGAGGGCGGGAAGATCCGCCAGATCAACATCAACCTCGACCCGGCCCTCTTAAACGCCAGGAGCCTCTCGATCCTCGACGTCGTCAAGTCCGTGAAAGCCGCCAACCTGATTCTCCCCTCGGGCGACATCAAAGCCGGCAATCTGGACTACAACGTCTTCACCAACAATCAGTTCCGCACGGTCGACCCGATCCAAGACGTCATCGTGAAGGTCAACCCGCAGGGCAGCCCCGTGCGCGTGCGGGATGTCGGGACCGTGACCGACTCGTCGGATATTCAGACCAACATCGTCCGGACGGACGGAACCAGAGCTGTCTACTTGCGCGTCAATAAACAGCCCATCGCCAACACCGTGCAGGTGGTGGATGCGCTGCGCAAGGCCCTCCCGAAAATGGTCGGGATTCCCTCCAGCGTGAAGCTCGGTATTTCCTTCGACCAATCGGTCTATATTCGCCAATCGATCAGCAACCTCACCGAACAGGCGTTGCACGGATCGCTACTGGCTGCAGCCGTCATCTTGATTTTCCTCCGCAATCTCACGAGCACCCTGATCATTTCCGTCGCGATCCCCCTGTCGATCATGGTGACCTTCATCGTGCTCTACTTCTCCGGACAAACGCTGAATGTGTTCACGCTGGGTGGCCTGGCTCTCGGGATCGGCCGGCTCGTCGACGACTCCATTGTGGAGCTTGAAAACATTCAGCGCCACCTCAACCAGACGCCGCGACGCTGGAACGCGATCCTGGAGGCGGCCCGCGAGGTGGCGATGCCCATTTTGGCCTCGACCATCACCACCGTCGTCGTCTTCCTTCCGATCTTCTTCGTCGTCGGAATTGCCCGCTTGCTCTTGATCCCCCTGACCATCACGATCGCGATCTCGCTGTTCACGTCCTTCTTCGTCTCCCGCACGGTCACCCCGGCGCTCTGCTATAAATTCCTCAAGGCGGAACAGGAATCTCACAAGTCGATGCCGTCGTGGTTCGTACGCCTGATGGATTGGAGTCGCGACCGGTACGAGTCCCTCGACAAGGGCTACGAGGGATCGCTCCGCTGGGTCCTGGCCCATCGCAAGCTCTTCATCGGCGGCGTCCTGCTCTTCTTCGCTGCCTCGCTCGCGCTGGTGCCCAAGATCGGCACGGAGTTTTTGCCGGTGTCGGACGAAAGCCAGTTCCGCATCGTGCTCCGGGCACCGGTCGGGCAACGGGTGGAGAAGACTGAACAGCAAGTGGCCGAGGTCGAACGGGTGCTGCGGGCGCAAATCCCCGCCGAGGAGTTGGAGACCATGGTCTCCAGCACCGGCGTCTTAGCCCAGGGCCGGTCTTCCCTCTTCAATCCGAACACCGGCCCCCATACGTCGGTCATCTCCGTCTATCTCGTGTCGCCGGATAAGAGGACGCGCAACCAAGTCCAAATCATGAACGACGTGAGGCCCAAGGTCCTCAAACTCTTCCCGGGCGTCGCGATGTTTTTCGATCCGGGCGGGCTCGTCAAACGGGTCACCAGTTTCGGATCGCAGAAGTCCGTCGACGTGGAGATCTACGGGTACGATTTCGAGAAGGCCCGCGTGGTGATCAGGGAAGTCGAAACGCTGATGCACCAGATACCGGGGCTGGCCGACATCGAAGTCAGCCGGGAGGAGAACTACCCGGAGGTCAACGTGGTGGTGGATCGCGAGAAGGCCGCCCTCCTCGGCATCAGCGAAACGGACGTGGCCAATGCCGTGCTCTTCTCACTCAACGGCAACGGCCAAACCGATCCCATCATCTACACCGATCCGCAAAACGGAAACGAATACTACATCAGCGCCTGGCTCGCGGAGGAACACCGGAAAGATCTCACCGACATCGAAAACATCATTCTGACCACCAAGACCGGAGAGCCGGTTTTGCTCAAAAACGTGGCCTCGCTCAAGCTCAATGCCGGCCCGGTGAAGATCGAGCGCAAATATTTTCAGCGGGTCGTCCATCTGACGGCCAACCCCGTGAACCGGGACCTTGGCGCCATTGCAACCGATCTGGAGGCAGGCCTGGCCAAAATCCAGCTCCCGACCGGCTTCAGCATCAAGTTGGCCGGCCAGATCCAACAACAGAAAGAAACCTTCCAGGGACTGCTCTTTGCCACGATCCTGGCCCTCGTCCTCGTTTATATGGTGATGGCGGCTCAGTTCAAATCGCTGATCGATCCCTTCGTCATCATGTTTTCGGTCCCGATGGGTTTCCCTGGCGTGATCCTGATCCTCTTCCTGACCGACACGACCCTCTCCACCACGTCGATGATGGGCATCATCATGATGCTGGGCATCGTCGTCTCAAACGGCGTCCTGCTGGTGGATTACACGAACGTCCTGCGTCGCAGAGGACGGGAGCTGCACGATGCGGCGATCACGGCGGCGCGGACCAGGCTCCGGCCTATTCTGATGACCTCCCTGGCCACGGTCGTCGGACTGCTTCCTATGGCCATCGGCTGGGGAACCGGCGGGGAAACGAACGCGCCCCTGGCGCGCACGGTCGTCGGAGGTCTCAGTGTCTCGACGATCCTCACGCTCTTTCTCGTCCCGACGATCTATGTGATTCTCGAAGAACGCTTCCCCCGCCATACAGACGAGGCCGCAGAGCAGGATGCCGATTGGATGCCCGCAGAACCGGGACAAGCACCCACCGGTCCGTAG
- a CDS encoding thiamine pyrophosphate-dependent enzyme produces MRPEQGTMQSRAMAMAALMELLTDQPVIICNGFPSREAQKIADRPTHFYMIGSMGSAAAIGLGVALAKPKKQVIIFDGDGNVLMGMGTLATIGALKPKNFIHVVFDNEVYGTTGNQPTISNVVQLEKVAKAAGYVNVERVWEREDLVYEFNDMLKKDGPSMLLVKVNEMVEDAGRVMLDPPDITKRFMNAIQ; encoded by the coding sequence ATGAGGCCGGAGCAAGGAACGATGCAGAGTCGGGCGATGGCCATGGCGGCCTTGATGGAGCTGCTGACTGATCAGCCGGTGATTATTTGTAACGGATTTCCCTCGCGCGAGGCCCAGAAAATTGCCGATCGTCCGACCCATTTTTATATGATCGGGTCCATGGGATCGGCGGCGGCGATCGGGCTGGGTGTGGCGCTGGCCAAGCCGAAGAAACAGGTAATCATTTTCGACGGTGACGGCAATGTGCTGATGGGCATGGGCACGTTGGCCACGATCGGCGCGCTCAAGCCGAAGAATTTCATCCATGTGGTATTCGATAATGAAGTCTACGGCACAACCGGCAATCAGCCGACGATTTCCAACGTCGTTCAGCTGGAGAAGGTGGCGAAGGCGGCCGGCTACGTGAACGTCGAACGGGTGTGGGAACGGGAAGACCTGGTCTACGAGTTCAACGACATGCTGAAGAAAGACGGGCCGAGCATGTTGCTGGTGAAAGTCAACGAGATGGTGGAAGATGCCGGGCGGGTGATGCTGGACCCGCCGGACATAACAAAGCGGTTCATGAACGCAATACAATAG